In Macrobrachium nipponense isolate FS-2020 chromosome 25, ASM1510439v2, whole genome shotgun sequence, one genomic interval encodes:
- the LOC135199250 gene encoding uncharacterized protein LOC135199250 isoform X2: MLFGLVCLGLVAWFLVWSLRIPPPLMGVYSRPSKWYWIKFVAFYLLVKLRRWRGGRGEEAGKAETTSGYGIKSKASVEDMECVQPLSTHPKAIDAVYFNAANSNGLYLVAATARRPQGVVNGVLYIRLPGVGLLQLPRMPDTLLFGDGESFGAEGLLLTPVKPMSVWKLQYKGQMKIWGEVLSNKEVELNAEFISSQPYFDFDTDMHPAAMARSFSKEQWSREYFENLKRAHQTHYEQMGKLEGTVVVDGRAYVLRMDHCMRDHSYGQRREWKLLHRYALHMFTTEDGVQVNVGLVSQPLTCSQLELGYVCAEGKIIPVSEVDFPLWQHGENGHPPSEYAFSFVAGGQEYVVEVCIRESPQFYIGWEWEARLVEQFAGFKLNGKKGWGVTEWHYRHTGGRPHVYTSSDPAWTKDMTKG; this comes from the exons ATGCTGTTCGGCCTGGTATGCCTAGGGCTCGTGGCCTGGTTCCTGGTATGGTCGCTCCGGATTCCTCCTCCGCTGATGGGAGTCTACAGCAGACCTTCCAAGTGGTACTGGATCAAATTCGTTGCCTTCTATCTTCTCGTCAAGCTCCGGAGATGG CGAGGTGGCCGAGGAGAGGAAGCTGGCAAAGCAGAAACTACTTCAGGTTACGGCATCAAGTCCAAGGCTTCAGTGGAAGACATGGAATGCGTCCAGCCACTCTCTACACATCCCAAG gCCATCGATGCTGTTTACTTTAACGCTGCTAACTCCAACGGGCTGTATCTCGTGGCTGCAACAGCGAGGCGTCCTCAGGGGGTTGTCAACGGGGTACTGTACATTCGG TTACCCGGAGTAGGACTCCTGCAACTGCCTAGGATGCCGGACACGCTGCTCTTCGGGGACGGGGAGTCCTTCGGGGCCGAAGGATTGCTCCTCACGCCCGTCAAACCGATGTCTGTGTGGAAGCTTCAGTATAAGGGCCAGATGAA GATCTGGGGCGAAGTCTTGTCCAACAAGGAGGTCGAACTGAACGCGGAGTTCATAAGCTCCCAGCCCTACTTCGACTTCGACACCGACATGCATCCAGCAGCGATGGCGAGGAGTTTCTCCAAAGAGCAGTGGTCTCGGGAGTATTTCGAAAATCTCAAAAG GGCCCACCAGACCCACTACGAGCAGATGGGGAAGCTGGAGGGTACTGTGGTAGTGGATGGCAGAGCCTACGTACTCCGTATGGATCACTGTATGAGAGACCATAGCTATG GTCAAAGGCGAGAATGGAAGCTACTACACCGCTATGCCTTGCACATGTTTACAACCGAAGATGGCGTGCAAGTCAACGTAGGCCTAGTATCACAGCCGTTAACTTGTTCCCA ATTAGAGCTGGGATATGTCTGCGCAGAAGGGAAGATCATTCCGGTGTCAGAGGTGGATTTTCCACTATGGCAACACGGCGAAAACGGCCACCCACCCTCGGAATATGCATTCTCTTTCGTTGCAG GGGGTCAAGAGTATGTGGTGGAGGTATGCATTAGGGAATCGCCCCAATTCTACATTGGATGGGAGTGGGAAGCGAGACTCGTTGAGCAATTTGCAGGATTTAA GCTAAATGGGAAGAAAGGATGGGGCGTCACGGAATGGCACTACCGTCACACTGGAGGGCGACCTCACGTGTACACCTCGAGTGACCCAGCGTGGACGAAAGACATGACAAAAGGATGA
- the LOC135199250 gene encoding uncharacterized protein LOC135199250 isoform X1: MESYRSGRRSRAMLFGLVCLGLVAWFLVWSLRIPPPLMGVYSRPSKWYWIKFVAFYLLVKLRRWRGGRGEEAGKAETTSGYGIKSKASVEDMECVQPLSTHPKAIDAVYFNAANSNGLYLVAATARRPQGVVNGVLYIRLPGVGLLQLPRMPDTLLFGDGESFGAEGLLLTPVKPMSVWKLQYKGQMKIWGEVLSNKEVELNAEFISSQPYFDFDTDMHPAAMARSFSKEQWSREYFENLKRAHQTHYEQMGKLEGTVVVDGRAYVLRMDHCMRDHSYGQRREWKLLHRYALHMFTTEDGVQVNVGLVSQPLTCSQLELGYVCAEGKIIPVSEVDFPLWQHGENGHPPSEYAFSFVAGGQEYVVEVCIRESPQFYIGWEWEARLVEQFAGFKLNGKKGWGVTEWHYRHTGGRPHVYTSSDPAWTKDMTKG, encoded by the exons ATCTGGAAGAAGATCTAGAGCTATGCTGTTCGGCCTGGTATGCCTAGGGCTCGTGGCCTGGTTCCTGGTATGGTCGCTCCGGATTCCTCCTCCGCTGATGGGAGTCTACAGCAGACCTTCCAAGTGGTACTGGATCAAATTCGTTGCCTTCTATCTTCTCGTCAAGCTCCGGAGATGG CGAGGTGGCCGAGGAGAGGAAGCTGGCAAAGCAGAAACTACTTCAGGTTACGGCATCAAGTCCAAGGCTTCAGTGGAAGACATGGAATGCGTCCAGCCACTCTCTACACATCCCAAG gCCATCGATGCTGTTTACTTTAACGCTGCTAACTCCAACGGGCTGTATCTCGTGGCTGCAACAGCGAGGCGTCCTCAGGGGGTTGTCAACGGGGTACTGTACATTCGG TTACCCGGAGTAGGACTCCTGCAACTGCCTAGGATGCCGGACACGCTGCTCTTCGGGGACGGGGAGTCCTTCGGGGCCGAAGGATTGCTCCTCACGCCCGTCAAACCGATGTCTGTGTGGAAGCTTCAGTATAAGGGCCAGATGAA GATCTGGGGCGAAGTCTTGTCCAACAAGGAGGTCGAACTGAACGCGGAGTTCATAAGCTCCCAGCCCTACTTCGACTTCGACACCGACATGCATCCAGCAGCGATGGCGAGGAGTTTCTCCAAAGAGCAGTGGTCTCGGGAGTATTTCGAAAATCTCAAAAG GGCCCACCAGACCCACTACGAGCAGATGGGGAAGCTGGAGGGTACTGTGGTAGTGGATGGCAGAGCCTACGTACTCCGTATGGATCACTGTATGAGAGACCATAGCTATG GTCAAAGGCGAGAATGGAAGCTACTACACCGCTATGCCTTGCACATGTTTACAACCGAAGATGGCGTGCAAGTCAACGTAGGCCTAGTATCACAGCCGTTAACTTGTTCCCA ATTAGAGCTGGGATATGTCTGCGCAGAAGGGAAGATCATTCCGGTGTCAGAGGTGGATTTTCCACTATGGCAACACGGCGAAAACGGCCACCCACCCTCGGAATATGCATTCTCTTTCGTTGCAG GGGGTCAAGAGTATGTGGTGGAGGTATGCATTAGGGAATCGCCCCAATTCTACATTGGATGGGAGTGGGAAGCGAGACTCGTTGAGCAATTTGCAGGATTTAA GCTAAATGGGAAGAAAGGATGGGGCGTCACGGAATGGCACTACCGTCACACTGGAGGGCGACCTCACGTGTACACCTCGAGTGACCCAGCGTGGACGAAAGACATGACAAAAGGATGA